One Methanobacterium sp. genomic region harbors:
- a CDS encoding 30S ribosomal protein S7 gives MSKVFDKWDLEEVKVEDLGLVNYICLDEILVPHTLGRHVKRQFAKSKVSIVERLMNKIMRTHINSGKKNKAYSIVRDAFEVINKRSKENPLQILVKAVENTAPREEITRVKYGGIGYQVAVDIAPQRRVDLAIGFITRGAMQSAFKRKRSAAECLADELLLAAEYDTRSFAIGKKDEKERIARSAH, from the coding sequence ATGAGTAAAGTTTTTGATAAATGGGATTTAGAAGAGGTGAAAGTTGAGGACCTAGGTCTTGTAAATTATATTTGCTTAGACGAAATATTAGTTCCACATACCTTGGGAAGACACGTCAAAAGACAGTTCGCCAAATCAAAAGTTTCAATCGTTGAAAGATTAATGAATAAAATCATGAGGACACATATAAACTCAGGTAAGAAAAACAAAGCTTACAGTATCGTAAGAGATGCATTTGAAGTTATAAATAAACGTTCAAAAGAGAATCCTCTACAAATATTAGTTAAAGCCGTTGAAAACACTGCCCCACGAGAAGAAATTACAAGGGTAAAATACGGTGGTATCGGATACCAGGTAGCGGTAGATATAGCACCTCAAAGAAGAGTAGACTTAGCAATTGGGTTTATAACAAGAGGAGCTATGCAGTCTGCATTCAAAAGGAAACGATCAGCAGCAGAATGTTTAGCTGATGAATTATTACTTGCAGCTGAGTATGATACCAGAAGTTTTGCAATTGGAAAGAAAGATGAGAAAGAGCGAATTGCAAGATCTGCACACTAA
- a CDS encoding 50S ribosomal protein L30e, protein MDVDRGIRVAVDTGTVTLGSDKSVQALKLGKGKLVIIASNCPEETREDVMHYSKLSDIPVYTYEGSSVDLGSVCGKPFTVATLIIRDPGDSTILEVMG, encoded by the coding sequence ATGGACGTAGATAGAGGAATTAGGGTTGCTGTAGATACAGGAACCGTTACATTAGGGTCTGACAAATCAGTTCAGGCTTTAAAATTAGGCAAAGGAAAACTGGTGATCATTGCAAGTAATTGCCCTGAAGAAACTAGGGAAGATGTAATGCATTATTCAAAATTATCAGATATTCCTGTTTATACATATGAAGGTTCAAGCGTAGACCTTGGATCTGTATGTGGTAAGCCATTTACAGTAGCTACGCTTATTATAAGGGATCCTGGAGATTCCACAATATTAGAAGTTATGGGGTAA
- a CDS encoding NusA-like transcription termination signal-binding factor produces MTIKFTTNEIRYIALFESMTGAMVKDCIVDDESAKITFLVKKGDMGLAIGKRGSTVTKVQKTVDKGVEVIEHSEDPVEFITNLMAPAKVRSIRILQKENGQKIATVETDPRNKRTAIGKGGKNIERARLLAKRQHNINNIVIK; encoded by the coding sequence GTGACTATAAAATTTACAACAAATGAAATAAGATACATAGCTCTCTTTGAGAGCATGACTGGTGCGATGGTCAAAGATTGTATTGTTGACGATGAAAGTGCAAAAATAACTTTCCTTGTAAAAAAGGGAGATATGGGACTTGCAATCGGAAAAAGAGGCAGTACAGTGACTAAAGTCCAGAAGACAGTTGATAAAGGTGTCGAAGTCATAGAACATTCAGAAGATCCTGTAGAATTTATTACAAATCTTATGGCCCCAGCCAAAGTTAGAAGTATCCGAATACTTCAAAAAGAAAATGGTCAAAAAATCGCCACTGTAGAAACAGATCCTAGAAATAAAAGGACTGCTATAGGAAAAGGCGGTAAAAATATAGAAAGAGCAAGACTACTGGCAAAAAGACAACATAATATAAACAACATTGTAATAAAATAA
- a CDS encoding elongation factor EF-2: MSRRTKMINKIKELMYQPKNIRNIGIVAHIDHGKTTLSDNLLAGAGMISTELAGDQRFLDFDEQEQARGITIDAANVSMVHKYKDSEYLINLIDTPGHVDFGGDVTRAMRAVDGAVVVICAVEGIMPQTETVLRQALKENVKPVLFINKVDRLINELKLDSTELQQRFIKIIASANKIIRSMAPEELKDDWLAKVDDGSVAFGSAYHNWAINVPIMQQTGITFKDIYQYCKDENQKELAQKAPITEVLLDMVIEHLPSPEVSQRYRVPAIWAGDIESEEGQGMLNTSPDSPLAVMVTNISIDKHAGEIATGRVYGGTIEKGTEIYMVGSHGKARTQQVGVYFGPERINTDKVPAGNIVAITGARNAVAGETISEPGRKIKAFEGLEHISEPVVTVAVEAKNTKDLPKLIEVLRQVGKEDPTVRIEINEETGEHLIAGMGELHLEIITYRIDQKGVEIETSPPIVVYRETIAGKAGPVEGKSPNKHNRFYIEIEPLEDTLFQALQQKKIKEGKIKGKEEVAKFQEYGLEKEEARKVWDVHERSLFINMTRGIQHLDEIKELLLEGFESALDDGPIARERVMGIKIKLMDAKIHEDAVHRGPAQVLPAIRKAVYGAIMMANPTLLEPLQKVFINTPQDYMGSATREVQNRRGQIVDMQQEGDMMTLESKVPVAEMFGFAGDIRSATEGRCLWSTESAGFERLPAELQKQIIRQIRDRKGLSPEPYGPDHYLG; the protein is encoded by the coding sequence GTGAGTAGACGGACTAAAATGATTAATAAGATTAAAGAATTGATGTACCAGCCCAAAAATATAAGAAATATTGGGATAGTTGCCCACATCGATCACGGGAAAACAACCCTTTCGGACAACTTACTTGCTGGTGCAGGAATGATATCCACCGAACTTGCGGGAGATCAGAGATTTCTTGATTTCGACGAGCAAGAACAGGCAAGGGGTATCACCATCGATGCAGCAAACGTGTCAATGGTACACAAATACAAAGATTCAGAATACCTGATTAACCTTATAGATACACCAGGTCACGTTGACTTTGGTGGAGACGTAACACGTGCAATGAGAGCTGTAGACGGTGCAGTAGTAGTAATATGTGCTGTTGAAGGAATCATGCCTCAAACAGAAACTGTACTAAGGCAAGCTCTAAAAGAAAACGTAAAACCTGTTTTATTCATTAACAAGGTTGACCGTCTCATAAACGAGTTAAAATTAGACTCCACTGAACTTCAACAGAGGTTCATAAAAATCATCGCTTCTGCAAACAAGATCATAAGATCAATGGCTCCAGAAGAACTTAAAGACGACTGGCTTGCCAAAGTAGATGATGGAAGTGTAGCATTTGGTTCTGCATACCATAACTGGGCTATAAATGTCCCAATTATGCAGCAAACAGGTATAACTTTTAAAGATATTTACCAGTACTGTAAAGACGAAAACCAGAAAGAATTAGCTCAAAAAGCACCAATTACTGAAGTTTTACTGGATATGGTTATAGAACATTTACCAAGCCCTGAAGTATCCCAGAGATACAGGGTACCAGCAATCTGGGCCGGAGACATCGAAAGTGAAGAAGGACAAGGTATGTTAAACACAAGTCCAGATTCACCACTAGCTGTAATGGTTACAAACATCAGTATAGATAAGCATGCAGGTGAAATAGCAACTGGCCGTGTTTACGGTGGAACAATAGAAAAAGGTACTGAAATCTACATGGTAGGTTCACATGGTAAAGCAAGAACCCAGCAGGTAGGAGTATACTTCGGTCCAGAAAGGATCAACACCGACAAAGTTCCAGCAGGAAACATAGTTGCAATAACCGGTGCAAGAAATGCTGTAGCTGGGGAAACAATCTCCGAACCTGGAAGGAAAATTAAAGCGTTCGAAGGATTAGAACACATTTCAGAACCAGTAGTTACAGTTGCTGTTGAAGCTAAAAACACCAAAGATCTTCCAAAACTCATAGAAGTTTTAAGACAGGTCGGAAAAGAAGACCCAACAGTACGAATTGAAATTAACGAAGAAACTGGTGAACACCTCATAGCAGGTATGGGTGAACTTCACCTTGAAATTATCACTTACAGAATCGACCAAAAAGGTGTAGAAATAGAAACTTCACCACCAATCGTTGTATACAGAGAAACAATCGCCGGCAAAGCCGGACCAGTTGAAGGAAAATCTCCTAACAAACACAACAGATTCTACATTGAAATCGAACCACTAGAAGACACACTATTCCAAGCCTTACAACAGAAAAAAATTAAAGAAGGCAAAATAAAAGGAAAAGAAGAAGTTGCAAAATTCCAGGAATACGGCCTTGAAAAAGAAGAAGCGAGAAAAGTCTGGGATGTACACGAAAGAAGTTTATTCATAAACATGACCCGTGGTATACAGCACCTTGACGAAATCAAAGAGCTTTTACTTGAAGGTTTCGAAAGCGCACTCGACGACGGCCCAATCGCAAGAGAAAGAGTCATGGGTATAAAAATAAAACTCATGGATGCAAAGATTCACGAAGACGCAGTACACAGAGGTCCAGCACAGGTTTTACCTGCTATAAGGAAAGCTGTATACGGAGCTATCATGATGGCCAACCCAACATTACTCGAACCGCTACAGAAAGTATTTATCAACACTCCTCAAGACTACATGGGCTCAGCAACCAGAGAAGTACAGAACAGAAGAGGTCAAATTGTCGACATGCAGCAAGAAGGTGACATGATGACCCTCGAATCCAAAGTACCTGTTGCAGAAATGTTTGGATTTGCGGGAGACATAAGATCTGCCACAGAAGGTAGATGTTTATGGTCAACAGAAAGTGCAGGTTTCGAAAGATTACCTGCAGAGCTTCAAAAACAAATTATAAGACAGATAAGAGATAGAAAAGGATTAAGTCCTGAACCATACGGACCAGATCACTACTTAGGATAA
- a CDS encoding 30S ribosomal protein S12, with product MPGLFAAKKLKKNRQNFKWKDVEYKRKALRLDVKADPLEGAPQARGIVIEKVGIEAKQPNSAIRKCVRVQLIKNGKQLTAFAPGDGAIGFIDEHDEVVIEGIGGPSGRSMGDIPGVRWKVTKVNNVALEEMVKGKIEKPVR from the coding sequence TTGCCGGGACTTTTTGCAGCAAAAAAACTTAAAAAAAATAGACAGAACTTCAAATGGAAGGATGTTGAATACAAAAGGAAAGCTTTAAGATTAGACGTTAAAGCAGACCCATTAGAAGGCGCACCTCAAGCAAGAGGAATCGTAATTGAAAAAGTAGGTATAGAAGCAAAACAGCCTAACTCTGCTATACGAAAATGTGTAAGGGTTCAACTCATCAAAAACGGGAAGCAGTTAACTGCATTTGCTCCTGGAGATGGTGCTATCGGATTTATAGATGAGCACGATGAAGTTGTAATCGAAGGAATTGGTGGCCCTTCTGGAAGATCCATGGGTGATATTCCTGGAGTAAGATGGAAGGTTACAAAAGTAAATAATGTAGCCTTAGAAGAAATGGTAAAAGGTAAGATAGAAAAACCTGTAAGATAA
- the tuf gene encoding translation elongation factor EF-1 subunit alpha — translation MAKGKEHINLAFIGHVDHGKSTLVGHVLLQSGAIAEQQLSDGENKFRFVMDKLTEERERGVTIDLAHAKFETPKYEFTIVDCPGHRDFVKNMITGASQADAAVLVVAIDDGIMPQTKEHIFLARTLGINQLIIGINKMDLVKYDEAKFNALKDELGALIKTVAYDPAKVHFIPLSAFEGDNIKENSANTPWYKGPALVPALDEFSAPEKPTNLPLRVPIQDVYSITGVGTVPVGRIETGIMKKADNVIFEPAGKAGEVKSIEMHHEMMDSAEPGDNVGFNVRGVGKNDIRRGDVAGHTDNAPTVAKEFTAQIVVMQHPGVITVGYTPVFHCHTAQVACTFLELVQKMNPATGAVEEKNPDFLKTGNAAIVKVKPTKPMVIENVKEIPHMGRFAIRDMGQTVAAGMCIDIVKAK, via the coding sequence ATGGCAAAAGGAAAAGAACACATAAACTTAGCGTTTATTGGACACGTAGACCACGGTAAATCTACACTTGTTGGACACGTATTACTTCAGTCTGGAGCTATCGCAGAGCAGCAGCTCTCAGATGGTGAAAACAAGTTCAGATTTGTCATGGATAAATTGACAGAAGAAAGAGAAAGAGGGGTTACAATCGACCTTGCTCACGCAAAATTCGAAACTCCTAAATATGAGTTCACAATTGTGGACTGTCCTGGTCACAGAGATTTTGTTAAAAACATGATTACAGGAGCATCACAGGCTGACGCTGCTGTATTAGTTGTCGCTATTGACGACGGTATCATGCCACAGACCAAGGAACACATTTTCCTTGCAAGAACACTCGGTATCAACCAGTTAATCATTGGTATAAACAAAATGGACCTCGTAAAATACGACGAAGCAAAATTCAACGCACTTAAAGATGAATTAGGCGCACTCATTAAGACCGTAGCATACGACCCAGCTAAAGTACACTTTATACCACTCTCTGCATTCGAAGGAGACAACATCAAAGAAAACAGTGCAAACACCCCATGGTACAAAGGCCCTGCGCTCGTACCTGCACTTGACGAATTCTCCGCACCAGAAAAACCAACTAACTTACCATTAAGGGTACCTATTCAGGATGTTTACTCCATTACAGGGGTCGGAACCGTACCTGTTGGAAGAATAGAAACTGGTATAATGAAAAAAGCGGACAATGTTATATTTGAACCAGCTGGAAAAGCTGGAGAGGTTAAATCTATCGAGATGCACCACGAAATGATGGACTCCGCAGAACCTGGGGACAACGTCGGTTTCAACGTAAGAGGTGTCGGTAAAAACGATATCAGAAGAGGAGACGTAGCAGGACACACTGACAACGCTCCAACCGTTGCAAAAGAATTCACAGCACAGATTGTTGTTATGCAGCACCCTGGTGTTATCACCGTCGGTTACACACCTGTATTCCACTGTCACACAGCTCAGGTCGCATGTACTTTCTTAGAATTAGTACAGAAAATGAACCCTGCAACTGGTGCAGTTGAAGAAAAGAACCCTGACTTCCTCAAAACAGGTAACGCAGCAATCGTTAAAGTTAAACCAACCAAACCAATGGTTATTGAAAACGTCAAAGAAATTCCACACATGGGAAGATTCGCTATCAGAGATATGGGTCAGACCGTAGCTGCTGGAATGTGTATTGACATAGTTAAAGCAAAATAA